One Xylocopa sonorina isolate GNS202 chromosome 18, iyXylSono1_principal, whole genome shotgun sequence DNA segment encodes these proteins:
- the Lana gene encoding laminin subunit alpha → MARWLLVVSLASLLVHQTRNEILTPPYFNLAEGKEIIASATCGVDTPGPELYCKLVGANADQHEDINLIQGQVCDYCDPDNPEKRHPPEYAVDGMETWWQSPPLSRGMKYNEVNLTINFGQEFHVAYVYMKMANSPRPGLWALEKSKDYGKTWSPWQYFSDTANDCLTYFGVNSSKAITRDDSVICTTEYSQIVPLEGGEIPISILNNRPSAKHYFNSTLLQEWTRATNVRFRFLRTKNLLGHLMSLVRQDPTVTRRYFYSIKDISIGGRCMCNGHADTCDILDPKMPNKLVCRCQHNTCGPQCATCCKGFEQKKWRLSTAVKKFTCEPCNCFGHSDECIYDPEVDEKHLSLDIHGNYEGGGVCMNCRDNTEGINCNRCMEKFYRPRDKPLNATDVCQPCQCDVFYSTGNCADGTGKCECRKEYTGPDCDSCSFGYYGYPNCIPCQCHRNGTSGDHCKAIDGSCPCKLNYAGHYCDLCAERYYNFPECLPCKCNPSGSLNDICDVISGNCTCKNNYGGRTCDICEDGYYNYPNCTFCNCDTRGTVPGVCDKSDGSCLCKEGYGGPRCDQCISGYYGYPNCRPCNCSLLGSPSISCDVTGKCSCLSNFAGKTCGQCSPGYYMYPECLACNCDSHGSIGASCDAEGKCQCRENFDGARCNQCKEGFYNFPTCEGCNCDPTGVVETFQGCGSLPAGELCQCKDRVEGRICNQCKPLYWNLQPSNPQGCEECHCNIPGVIGNIGECDVKTGQCICKPGVTDRSCNQCVDGTYNLQDSNVFGCTDCGCDVGGSINPVCDKLTGQCHCQPRVTGRTCKEPLKAHYFPTLHQFQYEAEDGRTPSNSPVRYGFTEEHFPGYSWKGYAVFSALQDKIILNVNIQKSSLYRMVLRYVNPNNEPILGTIIITPENPSEVEQEFKVNFKPTVKPSFVTVAGPHGNLPSPMVMNPGHWSISIATKKSLFLDYFVLLPSEYYEGTILTQDVNIPCEVGYKELCRHFGYPNLTRFDSVHGAGGFLNKNNVRILLNEYFTDKDVLQEIGRDEIPLINSQQEEIHFNLRISKPGPHVLLVTYVTPRDQNSTSTLLIKANTVGKGIATLYPCKYTSICRQVVTDIYGRVATINFTSNYISLILTGEPNSNFAIDSVVAIPYHQWSLDYVKPKSICVRKDGKCVKGQFPGAADAKKIEFETSSTITEAENKPYGIYDNNTKLIYLDGRNTMVDIHAKVAQPGDYTFVVQYYQPDYPGYELDVLVQNGKFYEAKMSVPHCPSNSGCRSMVKQVDGNTRFQLIENFMITFKENADNGIWLDYILVIPRDQYNEKVLKKIQFDQTKEFIKKCGYNHFHINITEEGFCRDSIFSLTANYNNRALPCNCDIDGTIHFKCEKFGGQCPCRPNIIGRRCEICKTGFYGFPNCRPCNCPSTALCEPETGACSCPSRVTGERCDQCEVGTYGFHPIIGCEECNCSPLGVIDNDLQCDLFNGSCRCKENVVGRQCDKCEPGYSQFPHCEKCDCDIRGTTVDICDQYTAECFCKENVQGLACDVCKEGTFNIQENNEEGCTKCFCFGKTTRCVSANLYRIHISDLTNWTLITEKGGNVTCLTTVPQEFNLTSIAISLTNNDTFENIVYFSAPETYLGKQLTSYGGFLNYTVYYSTGPFGNAVSAPDVILQGVDTTLYHYADEQPPSFTNFQASLELIETNFLTHNRLSATREQLMVVLENLQGIFIRATYWTPSIAASLSYVTLDVATETYSPQYSVPASSVEQCQCPSNYQGLSCEECASGYYRVESGPHGGYCVRCECNGHSDTCDVETGICLDCKNGTTGDHCEFCEAGYYGNATGGTAIDCHICACPLPIMSNNFATGCEVNEKGNKISCDCLPGYYGARCEVCASGYYGNPEVYGDYCKPCECSGNIDTNQVGSCDSITGECLHCLNNTYGEACNLCAPGFFGDAIQRKDCRSCMCEECGMEHCDSYTGQCFCRENVIGEQCDRCADDHYGYETCDGCKPCDCGLASESTRCDDMTGQCKCKPGVTGRRCDQCIPGYWNYGPEGCTSCECNTGYSVGVSCNTTTGQCSCLPGVIGEKCDHCPYRNVLIPGQGCFTCDSCTGNLLDVTDELSLLLDPVFGEFNTVAESYFTHQRLKFINDTVNDLYPTVKLLDPSSVNFLPLQQEVRRLELEVANQKREIDFTAEDSVKWKQAAQNTLKDMNLLEADVMKEINLVKSTVSEVESLALNIELGTSAKVENALKEATDILKNIQEVSFVSFRDRALDQADQANILVSEMHKYNAPVSSLSNVADNLSNKIKNVTSKMDDLLEITWKAQEVAILVDRLNQENRIAAETGNFDLVKNATAEAKEDLLAGKELIANASQYLNEVNQNMEMLEENMVDSAMTTLNDTIQQREQMLTELVIPVQNASRYADSLYNQSLNLDSLLTDTRNTDAVKAVSAYRNIGTAIEAAREAAVNATDATNNTTALSDGIKQRVVNSLDASLHLLESAKNTLAKTVGKPEEDLDNAQRDTASISNQNIYNKRLLDNIEKILDSIQFPSSTMAQEAIDQVADVEENIKLSIGNMNGIVDKIPEDLKKAKQLSKDISESIRDISQAKKQLDIVDKYLPDIIKSLNSLNENQKTIETNGNDMQRKIEALKNKIANARELADRFKVGLTFYRNTTLELKNPENLPLLATSTKISLYFSTNATNGFLLYLGNEENPKVQRSRSHDFMALMIEGGFPVLIVDLGSGPEKIISNKMVSDNVWRQIIIDRTGKNVKLIVREDIGEGKDRLYETGHVLPGWHSIFNVDQEHSKLFIGGYPSSFNMQSSVTASSFEGKMEELVIGDTPVSFWNFVDGENNQEITKERDKLINFQPSTGYRFDKHGYAILNKKDFQISPDGKKFSIKLNFKTFAEDGLIYLMGKGKQFLSLEMKNGHVLYQYDLGEGETTLRSLHKYNDGHWHSLEALRFKKSGVLKVDGVNVVNNTVEGNSKPLVSSDNIYFGGYPPNAKHPYEPVTSEGFEGCIDDVVILDTIVDLTRNIQAFGVVPGCPVRFASLVSFEENIPGYVRWQNISVANALQVNLKFKTLANDGLIFYVTDHEKGVVSYLSLIDGVLVFNNQGEELRTSSTGIKFNDNEWHVVTATNSRESLKLDIDDIKNYSSNVEPPELHIPYGSLYIGGLPNSFGIPQTGAMTPFIGCIGDATLNGVIINFANTTERPHALLGKCKLGDPSSLPAVPEPEPDVPPPLLPTESPDDNIEISTQTNVIDFDVEKYPDDDEPIMEGRVTYRNELPMTTEATTSTQRTTPLYVDQCQLPYHPVADPDVEYAWRFGTARNSRLEYRSLNGRYKHDYDFQISVRTMANEGIIFYTSDQADQNLIAVYISDGKVHYTFDCGSGPALLVSENKINDDEWHIVIFKRQGNYGELIVDENEPETGYSQGTMDTINVSPPFYVGGVLQDMSTKILQKIKTNQTFNGCLGNFMVNGQPVGEPINKVNVIECSKRVEPGLFFYPGNGSNLFRAMNKFRDGRAVDIQMDIKPRSTSGHLLSVHGRRNYLVLEMINGTIKFLVHTTKGSIETSFEPAKPYSLCDGNWHKIRAVKEKNAVILTVDHKGPPGVGGKSIVGILPKHPIFIGGHPMLGKRLQGSTSQTQYVGCIANIRIDRRPVNLDPERAYGKVTVGVCPTI, encoded by the exons ATGGCGAGGTGGTTGCTGGTCGTTTCATTGGCCAGCTTGCTGGTCCACCAAACAAGAAACGAAATCCTGACGCCGCCGTACTTCAATTTAGCTGAGGGCAAGGAGATCATCGCGTCGGCCACGTGTGGCGTCGACACCCCCGGTCCAGAGCTTTACTGCAAGCTCGTAGGCGCGAATGCAGACCAACACGAGGACATTAATCTTATACAGGGTCAG GTATGCGATTACTGCGATCCGGACAACCCGGAAAAGAGGCATCCACCGGAGTACGCAGTCGATGGAATGGAAACCTGGTGGCAATCGCCACCACTCTCCAGGGGAATGAAGTACAATGAAGTGAATCTGACGATCAATTTTGGACAA GAGTTCCATGTGGCGTACGTTTACATGAAAATGGCAAACTCTCCAAGACCAGGACTCTGGGCACTTGAGAAATCAAAAGATTATGGAAAGACATGGTCCCCCTGGCAGTACTTCTCGGACACGGCCAACGATTGTTTAACGTACTTCGGCGTGAACAGCTCTAAAGCGATCACCAGAGACGACAGCGTCATTTGTACCACAGAATATTCCCAGATCGTACCGCTGGAGGGTGGTGAAATACCCATTTCAATTCTAAATAATCGTCCATCCGCCAAGCATTACTTCAATTCTACTTTACTGCAAGAATGGACGAGAGCAACGAACGTTCGCTTCCGTTTCTTAAGAACAAAGAACTTATTGGGACATTTGATGTCGCTGGTGCGACAAGATCCTACTGTGACCAGGAGA TACTTTTACTCCATCAAAGATATCAGTATCGGTGGTCGGTGTATGTGCAATGGCCACGCGGATACTTGCGACATTTTGGACCCAAAGATGCCGAACaaacttgtttgcagatgtcaacataacACTTGCGGTCCACAATGCGCAACCTGCTGCAAAGGATTTGAACAGAAGAAGTGGCGGTTGTCCACAGCGGTGAAGAAGTTCACATGCGAAC CATGCAACTGCTTTGGCCATTCGGACGAGTGTATATATGACCCGGAAGTGGACGAGAAACACTTGTCCCTGGATATCCATGGTAACTACGAGGGTGGTGGTGTGTGTATGAATTGTAGGGACAACACGGAAGGAATCAACTGTAATCGCTGCATGGAAAAGTTCTACAGGCCACGAGATAAGCCTTTGAACGCGACTGATGTTTGCCAAC CGTGTCAATGCGATGTCTTTTACTCGACCGGAAATTGTGCGGACGGCACTGGTAAATGCGAATGTCGAAAGGAATACACCGGGCCCGATTGCGATAGTTGCAGCTTCGGATATTATGGATATCCAAATTGCATCCCTTGCCAATGCCATCGAAATGGGACCAGTGGAGATCACTGCAAAGCGATCGATGGATCTTGCCCCTGCAAATTGAACTACGCTGGTCATTACTGCGATCTATGCGCTGAACGCTATTATAATTTCCCAGAATGTTTAC CCTGTAAATGCAATCCCTCGGGTTCTCTCAATGACATCTGCGACGTGATTTCTGGTAACTGCACTTGTAAAAATAACTACGGTGGAAGAACGTGTGATATTTGCGAAGATGGTTACTACAACTACCCTAATTGTACAT TCTGCAACTGTGATACCCGCGGAACTGTGCCTGGAGTTTGTGACAAATCAGACGGATCTTGTCTATGCAAAGAAGGATATGGTGGTCCTAGATGTGATCAGTGCATCAGCGGGTATTACGGGTACCCAAATTGCAGACCCTGCAATTGCAGTTTGCTAGGATCACCATCTATCAGCTGTGACGTCACTGGAAAATGCTCTTGTCTATCTAATTTTGCCGGGAAGACGTGCGGACAATGCAGCCCCGGCTATTATATGTATCCTGAATGTCTAG CTTGCAACTGTGATAGTCATGGATCGATTGGAGCATCTTGCGATGCGGAGGGCAAATGCCAATGCAGAGAGAATTTTGACGGCGCCAGGTGTAACCAATGTAAAGAAGGCTTCTACAATTTCCCCACTTGCGAGGGTTGCAATTGTGACCCAACAGGTGTTGTGGAAACCTTCCAAGGATGTGGCTCCTTGCCTGCCGGCGAACTTTGTCAATGCAAGGACCGCGTCGAGGGGAGAATCTGTAATCAATGTAAGCCGCTCTACTGGAATTTACAGCCTAGTAATCCTCAAGGTTGTGAAGAATGTCATTGCAATATACCCGGTGTAATTGGAAATATCGGCGAGTGCGATGTGAAGACAGGTCAGTGCATCTGTAAACCGGGAGTAACCGATAGAAGCTGCAATCAATGTGTGGATGGAACGTATAATCTTCAAGACAGCAATGTTTTTGGTTGTACTG ATTGTGGTTGTGACGTCGGTGGTTCGATCAACCCTGTGTGCGACAAGTTAACGGGTCAGTGTCACTGTCAGCCACGTGTCACTGGGCGCACCTGCAAAGAACCCCTGAAAGCTCATTATTTCCCGACACTTCATCAATTTCAATACGAAGCGGAAGATGGAAGAACGCCTAGCAACAGCCCTGTTCGTTACGGTTTTACCGAAGAGCACTTTCCAGGATACAGTTGGAAGGGATACGCGGTATTTTCCGCTCTTCAGGATAAGATCATTCTGAATGTTAACATTCAGAAATCGTCCCTCTATCGAATGGTCTTAAGATACGTAAATCCAAACAATGAGCCAATCCTTGGCACGATTATCATCACTCCTGAAAATCCATCGGAGGTGGAACAAGAATTCAAAGTTAACTTCAAGCCAACCGTGAAACCATCATTTGTGACTGTCGCAGGACCTCACGGTAATCTACCTTCGCCCATGGTGATGAATCCAGGACATTGGTCTATCAGCATTGCTACCAAAAAAAGCCTTTTCCTTGATTACTTCGTACTTCTTCCATCCGAATATTATGAAGGGACCATTCTAACCCAGGAcgtaaatattccttgcgaggTTGGTTACAAGGAACTCTGCAGACACTTCGGTTATCCTAACTTGACCAGATTCGATTCTGTTCACGGGGCTGGAGGATTTTTGAACAAGAATAATGTCAGGAtccttctgaatgaatatttcacGGACAAAGACGTCCTGCAAGAGATTGGCAGGGACGAAATCCCATTGATTAATAGCCAACAGGAGGAAATACATTTCAACCTAAGAATTTCGAAGCCAGGCCCTCACGTTCTACTGGTAACCTACGTAACTCCTAGGGATCAAAACAGCACGTCAACTCTTCTCATAAAGGCTAACACCGTTGGTAAAGGAATAGCTACTCTTTATCCTTGCAAGTACACCAGTATTTGCAGACAGGTAGTGACTGATATCTATGGAAGGGTTGCCACAATCAATTTCACTTCAAATTACATCAGTTTAATTTTAACCGGCGAGCCGAATTCAAATTTTGCCATTGACTCTGTCGTAGCAATTCCTTATCATCAGTGGTCCTTGGACTATGTTAAACCAAAATCGATATGCGTCAGGAAAGATGGTAAATGCGTGAAAGGGCAATTCCCAGGAGCAGCAGACGCCAAGAAAATCGAGTTCGAGACCAGCAGCACAATTACTGAGGCCGAAAACAAACCTTATGGTATCTACGATAATAATACCAAATTAATTTACCTCGATGGCAGAAATACAATGGTAGATATCCACGCTAAAGTCGCGCAACCTGGTGATTATACATTCGTCGTGCAGTATTACCAACCGGATTATCCTGGATACGAGCTTGATGTATTAGTACAAAATGGCAAATTCTACGAAGCAAAAATGTCCGTTCCCCATTGTCCTAGCAATAGTGGATGTCGCAGTATGGTAAAGCAGGTCGACGGTAACACTAGGTTCCAGCTGATTGAGAATTTCATGATCACCTTTAAGGAGAACGCTGATAACGGTATTTGGCTTGACTACATTCTAGTTATACCAAGGGATCAATACAACGAGAAGGTCTTAAAGAAGATCCAGTTCGATCAGACGAAGGAGTTCATCAAGAAGTGTGGCTACAATCACTTTCATATTAATATCACCGAGGAAGGCTTCTGTCGCGATTCGATCTTCTCTCTGACGGCTAACTACAACAACCGCGCTTTGCCGTGTAACTGCGACATCGATGGAactatacatttcaaatgcgaGAAATTCGGCGGACAATGCCCGTGTAGACCCAACATTATCGGAAGACGTTGTGAGATATGTAAAACAGGATTCTATGGTTTTCCCAATTGTAGACCATGCAACTGTCCCAGTACGGCCCTTTGCGAGCCAGAGACAGGTGCTTGCAGTTGCCCGTCCAGAGTCACCGGCGAACGCTGCGACCAGTGCGAAGTCGGTACTTACGGCTTCCACCCGATCATCGGTTGCGAAGAATGCAACTGTTCACCGTTAGGTGTAATCGACAACGATCTTCAATGCGATCTTTTCAACGGTAGTTGCAGGTGCAAGGAGAACGTGGTAGGCAGACAATGCGACAAATGCGAGCCTGGCTACTCTCAATTCCCTCATTGCGAgaaatgtgactgcgacattaGGGGAACTACTGTAGATATTTGTGACCAATACACAGCTGAATGCTTCTGCAAGGAGAATGTTCAAGGATTAGCTTGCGACGTGTGCAAAGAGGGTACGTTTAACATTCAGGAGAACAACGAAGAGGGTTGCACCAAGTGCTTCTGCTTTGGGAAGACCACCAGATGCGTGTCTGCGAATTTGTACAGGATCCATATATCTGATTTGACCAACTGGACTTTGATCACTGAGAAGGGTGGAAATGTAACGTGCTTGACCACGGTCCCGCAAGAGTTTAATCTGACGAGTATTGCAATCAGTTTGACGAACAACGACACGTTCGAGAACATCGTTTACTTCTCCGCGCCAGAGACGTATCTGGGCAAACAGTTGACTTCCTATGGAGGATTCCTGAATTACACTGTTTATTATAGCACCGGTCCATTTGGCAACGCCGTTAGTGCGCCTGATGTGATTCTTCAAGGTGTCGACACAACGCTTTACCATTACGCTGACGAGCAACCACCATCATTCACGAATTTCCAAGCATCCTTAGAACTAATAGAAACAAACTTCTTGACCCATAATCGTCTTAGCGCCACCAGAGAGCAGTTGATGGTTGTGCTCGAGAATCTTCAAGGGATATTCATTCGAGCTACCTATTGGACTCCCAGTATAGCAGCCTCGTTGTCATACGTGACCCTGGATGTGGCTACGGAGACTTACTCACCTCAATACAGCGTTCCAGCTAGTAGCGTCGAACAATGCCAATGTCCATCGAATTATCAAGGACTCTCGTGCGAGGAATGCGCTTCAGGATATTACAGAGTGGAGTCTGGCCCCCATGGAGGCTACTGTGTCCGTTGCGAGTGCAATGGTCACTCAGATACCTGCGACGTTGAGACTGGAATATGTTTG GACTGTAAGAACGGCACTACGGGAGACCACTGTGAGTTCTGCGAAGCCGGCTACTACGGCAACGCGACCGGAGGGACCGCCATCGACTGTCATATCTGCGCCTGTCCCCTGCCCATTATGTCCAACAATTTCGCCACCGGCTGTGAGGTGAACGAGAAAGGTAATAAGATAAGTTGCGACTGCCTTCCCGGCTACTACGGCGCACGCTGCGAGGTCTGCGCCTCGGGTTACTACGGAAACCCCGAAGTTTACGGGGATTACTGTAAACCCTGCGAGTGTTCCGGCAATATCGACACCAATCAGGTTGGCTCCTGCGATTCTATAACCGGCGAGTGTCTGCACTGCTTGAACAACACATACGGGGAGGCTTGCAACCTTTGCGCCCCAGGATTCTTCGGTGATGCCATCCAAAGGAAAGACTGTCGCAGCTGCATGTGCGAGGAGTGCGGGATGGAGCACTGCGACAGTTACACAGGCCAATGCTTCTGTCGCGAGAACGTGATCGGAGAGCAATGCGACCGCTGCGCGGATGACCATTACGGCTACGAGACGTGCGATGGCTGCAAGCCTTGCGATTGCGGACTTGCCTCTGAGAGCACTCGATGCGACGATATGACAGGTCAATGTAAATGTAAACCCGGCGTCACTGGGCGTAGATGCGACCAATGTATTCCAGGATATTGGAATTATGGTCCGGAAGGGTGCACCTCTTGCGAATGCAACACCGGATACTCCGTTGGGGTGTCTTGCAACACAACTACTGGACAGTGCAGTTGCCTGCCAGGTGTTATTGGAGAGAAATGCGATCATTGCCCGTATAGAAACGTATTGATTCCTGGGCAAGGCTGTTTCACCTGTGACTCTTGCACAGGTAACTTATTAGACGTCACGGATGAACTGTCGCTATTGTTGGACCCCGTTTTCGGGGAGTTCAACACTGTAGCCGAGAGTTACTTCACACATCAGAGGCTGAAGTTTATCAACGACACGGTGAACGATCTGTATCCCACTGTGAAGCTTTTGGATCCTAGCAGCGTAAATTTCTTGCCACTACAACAGGAAGTGAGGCGACTAGAGCTGGAGGTGGCGAATCAGAAACGCGAGATCGATTTCACAGCGGAGGACAGCGTGAAATGGAAGCAAGCAGCGCAAAACACATTGAAGGATATGAACTTGCTGGAGGCTGATGTGATGAAAGAGATAAATCTAGTCAAATCGACTGTTTCCGAAGTGGAATCGTTGGCTTTGAACATCGAGCTGGGCACCAGCGCCAAAGTGGAGAACGCTTTGAAAGAGGCTACAGACATTCTGAAAAATATTCAGGAGGTATCGTTCGTAAGTTTCCGGGATCGTGCTCTGGATCAAGCGGATCAGGCTAACATTCTCGTTTCAGAAATGCACAAATACAACGCGCCAGTTAGCAGCTTGTCGAACGTTGCGGATAATCTTAGCAACAAAATTAAAAACGTGACAAGCAAAATGGACGATCTTCTCGAGATCACATGGAAAGCTCAAGAAGTGGCCATCCTGGTCGACAGATTGAACCAGGAGAATAGAATCGCAGCCGAGACTGGAAACTTTGATCTGGTGAAGAACGCCACGGCAGAAGCAAAAGAAGATCTACTGGCCGGAAAGGAATTAATCGCAAACGCTAGTCAGTATCTCAACGAAGTGAATCAGAACATGGAAATGTTGGAGGAGAACATGGTAGACAGTGCCATGACGACGTTGAACGACACGATTCAGCAACGTGAGCAAATGCTGACGGAACTGGTAATTCCAGTTCAGAATGCAAGTAGATACGCCGATTCTCTTTACAATCAGTCCTTGAATCTGGATAGTCTTTTGACCGACACGAGGAACACTGACGCTGTGAAAGCAGTTTCTGCTTATCGGAATATCGGGACCGCAATTGAGGCTGCACGCGAAGCCGCAGTGAACGCCACTGACGCGACAAACAACACTACTGCTCTGTCGGATGGTATCAAGCAGAGAGTGGTGAATTCGCTCGATGCGTCCTTGCATCTGTTGGAGTCTGCGAAGAATACTCTTGCGAAAACAGTGGGGAAACCTGAAGAAGACTTGGACAACGCTCAAAGGGATACCGCCAGCATATCTAATCAGAATATTTACAACAAGAGGTTACTGGATAACATTGAAAAGATTCTTGACAGTATCCAATTCCCTTCCTCGACAATGGCTCAAGAGGCTATTGATCAAGTTGCCGATGTGGAGGAGAACATCAAACTTTCCATTGGTAACATGAATGGCATCGTTGATAAAATTCCAGAGGACTTGAAGAAAGCGAAGCAGCTATCGAAAGATATCTCAGAGTCGATTCGTGATATATCACAAGCAAAAAAACAATTGGACATCGTTGACAAGTATCTACCAGATATCATAAAGTCATTGAACAGCTTAAACGAGAATCAGAAGACGATAGAGACTAATGGAAACGATATGCAGAGGAAGATCGAGGCGTTGAAGAATAAGATCGCGAACGCCAGAGAACTGGCTGATCGTTTCAAAGTTGGTTTAACTTTCTACAGGAACACCACTCTCGAATTGAAGAATCCAGAGAATCTTCCTTTGCTGGCCACCTCAACTAAGATATCTCTGTATTTCAGTACGAATGCCACTAACGGTTTCCTTCTTTACCTTGGAAATGAAGAGAACCCTAAAGTACAGCGCTCCAGGTCGCACGATTTTATGGCTCTGATGATCGAAGGCGGCTTTCCAGTACTGATTGTTGATTTGGGCTCGGGACCAGAGAAAATCATCAGCAATAAGATGGTATCGGACAACGTATGGCGTCAGATAATCATCGACAGGACAGGGAAGAACGTGAAATTGATTGTCCGTGAAGACATCGGAGAAGGCAAAGATCGCCTTTACGAAACTGGACACGTGCTACCCGGCTGGCACTCGATATTTAACGTGGACCAGGAACACTCAAAGTTGTTCATCGGTGGCTACCCATCTTCCTTCAACATGCAGAGCTCCGTGACTGCGTCCTCGTTTGAGGGTAAAATGGAGGAGCTGGTGATAGGGGACACGCCAGTTTCCTTCTGGAATTTCGTTGACGGCGAAAATAATCAGGAAATAACGAAGGAGAGAGATAAATTGATCAACTTCCAACCAAGTACTGGTTACAGATTCGACAAACACGGATACGCCATCCTGAACAAGAAAGACTTCCAGATCTCGCCGGACGGCAAGAAGTTTAGCATTAAATTGAACTTCAAAACGTTTGCCGAGGATGGACTGATATACCTGATGGGCAAGGGTAAACAGTTCCTCTCGTTGGAGATGAAGAACGGCCACGTACTTTATCAATATGATCTTGGAGAAGGAGAGACTACTTTGAGGTCCTTGCACAAGTACAACGACGGTCACTGGCATTCTCTGGAAGCACTCAGATTCAAGAAGTCAGGCGTACTAAAGGTAGATGGTGTAAATGTGGTGAACAATACAGTGGAAGGAAACAGCAAGCCGTTGGTATCCTCGGATAACATCTACTTTGGTGGATATCCACCAAATGCTAAACACCCGTACGAGCCTGTGACTAGTGAAGGATTCGAAGGTTGTATCGACGATGTGGTTATTTTGGATACCATTGTCGATCTAACACGCAATATTCAGGCATTTGGTGTGGTCCCTGGCTGTCCAGTGCGG TTTGCAAGCTTGGTGTCTTTCGAGGAGAACATACCCGGCTACGTAAGATGGCAGAACATCTCCGTGGCGAATGCTCTTCAAGTAAATTTAAAGTTCAAGACCTTAGCAAACGATGGCCTGATCTTTTACGTAACCGATCACGAGAAAGGTGTGGTTAGCTATCTCTCGTTGATCGATGGCGTTCTCGTCTTTAACAACCAGGGCGAGGAACTACGAACAAGTTCCACTGGCATCAAATTCAACGACAACGAGTGGCACGTGGTTACAGCCACGAACTCGCGCGAGTCTCTGAAACTCGACATTGACGACATCAAAAATTACAGCTCCAACGTGGAACCGCCCGAGTTGCACATACCTTATGGTAGTTTGTACATTGGTGGTTTACCAAATTCCTTTGGTATCCCTCAAACTGGCGCTATGACCCCGTTCATTGGTTGTATCGGAGATGCAACGTTGAACGGAGTCATTATCAATTTTGCGAACACGACTGAACGGCCTCACGCTCTCCTTGGGAAGTGTAAGCTGGGAGATCCATCTT CTTTACCAGCTGTGCCTGAGCCAGAACCGGATGTTCCACCTCCCCTGCTGCCTACAGAAAGCCCGGACGATAACATCGAAATATCTACCCAGACTA ACGTCATCGACTTTGATGTGGAAAAATATCCGGATGATGACGAACCTATTATGGAAGGGCGCGTTACCTATCGCAATGAATTACCTATGACTACGGAAGCTACCACTTCAACGCAAAGAACGACTCCGTTGTACGTCGATCAATGTCAGTTACCATATCATCCGGTTGCAGATCCTGACGTGGAATACGCTTGGCGATTCG GCACTGCGAGAAACAGTAGACTAGAGTACAGATCTTTGAACGGTAGATACAAGCATGATTATGACTTCCAAATAAGCGTCAGAACAATGGCCAACGAGGGAATCATTTTCTACACGTCAGATCAGGCTGATCAAAACTTAATCGCTGTGTACATCAGCGACGGAAAA GTACATTACACGTTCGATTGCGGAAGTGGACCGGCTCTGTTGGTTAGCGAGAATAAAATTAACGACGACGAATGGCATATCGTGATATTCAAGAGGCAAGGAAACTACGGAGAATTAATTGTTGACGAAAACGAGCCTGAAACGGGATACTCCCAAGGAACGATGGATACTATAAATGTTAGCCCACCGTTTTACGTGGGAGGAGTTCTACAAGACATGTCCACCAAAATactccaaaagatt AAGACAAACCAAACCTTCAACGGGTGTCTAGGAAACTTTATGGTGAACGGACAACCAGTTGGTGAGCCCATAAATAAAGTAAATGTGATAGAATGCTCGAAACGAGTAGAACCAGGATTATTCTTCTATCCTGGCAATGGTAGCAATCTGTTCAGAGCAA TGAATAAATTTAGAGATGGTAGAGCAGTCGACATTCAAATGGACATCAAACCACGTTCGACTTCTGGTCATTTATTATCTGTTCATGGAAGACGAAACTACTTAGTCCTAGAGATGATTAACGGAACCATAAAGTTCCTTGTTCACACAACAAAGGGTTCAATAGAGACTTCTTTTGAACCAGCGAAGCCGTACTCTTTATGTGATGGTAATTGGCACAAGATTCGAG CTGTGAAGGAGAAGAATGCCGTGATTCTGACGGTGGATCACAAAGGACCGCCAGGAGTTGGCGGTAAAAGTATAGTGGGAATTTTGCCtaagcatcccatttttattggTGGGCACCCAATGCTTGGGAAGAGATTACAAGGAAGTACTTCGCAAACGCAATATGTCGGGTGTATCGCTAACATCCGCATCGACAGAAGACCTGTAAATCTAGACCCTGAACGTGCCTATGGAAAAGTTACAGTTGGCGTTTGTCCAACGATATAA